One window of the Rufibacter radiotolerans genome contains the following:
- a CDS encoding lysophospholipid acyltransferase family protein, whose protein sequence is MRKLKGLRKKVYAVWCTTWFVLPFITSYPLFRIMIAKPNRFRHAHNLNRLWAKIQLRMYLMPVTVQGQELLDPKQKYVFAPNHSSYIDIPMILAAIPGFLNFVGKKSLTKVPLWGKIYDALYISVDRDSAISSAKAYIASKQSLEAGRSVVIFPEGKISPESGHTLLPFKDGPFKLAIEKQVPLVPITMPYNHLFLPDVKGKLIIRYHPLEIIIHQPIPTEGLTIHDLEFLKQQTYSLIQETLHQKNHEHEHRNLTAAGALSPA, encoded by the coding sequence ATGAGAAAGCTAAAAGGACTCAGGAAAAAAGTATACGCCGTGTGGTGCACCACCTGGTTTGTGCTGCCTTTTATTACTTCCTACCCGCTTTTCAGGATCATGATTGCCAAACCCAACCGGTTCCGGCATGCCCACAACTTAAACCGTCTCTGGGCCAAGATCCAGCTGCGCATGTACCTGATGCCGGTGACGGTGCAGGGTCAGGAACTGCTGGACCCCAAGCAGAAATACGTCTTCGCCCCCAACCATAGCTCTTATATTGACATCCCCATGATTCTGGCGGCCATACCCGGCTTCCTGAACTTCGTGGGCAAGAAATCCCTGACCAAGGTGCCGCTTTGGGGGAAGATTTATGATGCGCTCTACATTTCCGTGGACCGCGACAGCGCCATCAGCAGTGCCAAGGCCTATATTGCCAGCAAGCAAAGCCTGGAAGCCGGTCGCAGCGTGGTCATCTTCCCCGAAGGCAAGATTTCCCCGGAGTCGGGCCATACCCTGTTGCCTTTCAAAGACGGCCCATTTAAACTTGCAATTGAGAAGCAGGTGCCCCTGGTGCCCATCACCATGCCCTACAACCACCTGTTTCTACCGGATGTGAAGGGCAAGTTGATCATCCGGTACCACCCATTAGAAATCATCATTCACCAGCCCATCCCCACGGAGGGCCTGACCATACACGACCTGGAGTTCCTGAAACAGCAGACCTACTCCTTAATTCAAGAGACCCTACACCAGAAGAACCATGAGCACGAACATAGAAACCTTACGGCAGCTGGCGCACTTAGCCCGGCTTGA
- the bshA gene encoding N-acetyl-alpha-D-glucosaminyl L-malate synthase BshA, which produces MKIGIVCYPTFGGSGVVATELGKALAQKGHKVHFITYSQPARLDSFNENLFYHEVNIPNYPLFQYPPYELALASKMVDIVQYEKLDVLHVHYAIPHASAAYMAKQILLTKGIQIPVITTLHGTDITLVGKDASYEPVVTFSINKSDAVTSVSEDLRRETYEYFAIEKEIVVIPNFINLERFQKQRKDHFKSAIAPFGEKLLVHTSNFRGVKRIGDVIKIFSKVREKIPSKLLLVGDGPERPKMENLCRKLGICADVRFLGKLEAVEELLSVADVFLMPSEKESFGLAALEAMACEVPVISSNAGGLPELNIHGVTGFVSNVGDVKDMVKNTLFVLQDDQLPIFKANALERAKEFEINKIVPMYEAVYQQAADIVKAQAEV; this is translated from the coding sequence ATGAAGATTGGAATCGTATGTTACCCCACCTTTGGCGGTAGCGGAGTGGTAGCCACCGAATTAGGGAAAGCCTTGGCGCAAAAAGGCCACAAGGTGCATTTTATCACCTATAGCCAACCGGCCCGTCTGGATTCTTTCAATGAGAACCTGTTCTACCACGAGGTCAACATCCCCAACTACCCGCTTTTCCAGTACCCACCCTACGAGTTGGCCCTGGCCAGCAAGATGGTGGATATTGTGCAGTATGAAAAGCTGGACGTGCTGCACGTGCACTACGCCATTCCGCATGCCTCGGCGGCGTATATGGCCAAGCAGATCCTGCTCACCAAAGGCATCCAGATTCCGGTTATCACCACCCTGCACGGCACAGACATTACGCTGGTGGGCAAAGACGCCTCCTATGAGCCGGTGGTGACCTTCAGTATCAACAAATCTGACGCCGTTACCTCTGTGTCTGAAGACCTGCGCCGCGAGACGTATGAGTACTTCGCCATTGAGAAAGAAATTGTCGTCATCCCCAACTTCATTAACCTGGAGCGTTTCCAGAAACAGCGCAAAGACCACTTCAAATCGGCAATTGCGCCATTCGGAGAGAAACTGCTGGTGCATACCTCCAACTTCCGGGGCGTGAAACGCATAGGCGATGTGATCAAGATCTTCTCCAAGGTGCGCGAGAAAATCCCCAGCAAACTACTGCTGGTAGGCGACGGACCGGAACGCCCTAAAATGGAGAACCTATGCCGCAAACTGGGCATCTGCGCCGACGTGCGGTTCCTGGGCAAGTTGGAAGCCGTGGAAGAACTTCTGTCCGTGGCCGATGTCTTTTTGATGCCCTCAGAAAAGGAAAGCTTTGGGTTGGCGGCCTTGGAGGCCATGGCCTGCGAGGTACCCGTGATCTCCTCCAACGCCGGCGGCTTACCAGAGCTGAACATCCATGGCGTGACCGGTTTCGTGAGCAACGTGGGCGATGTGAAAGACATGGTCAAAAACACGCTCTTCGTGCTGCAAGACGATCAGTTGCCCATCTTCAAAGCCAACGCCCTGGAGCGGGCCAAGGAGTTTGAGATCAACAAGATTGTGCCCATGTACGAGGCCGTCTACCAGCAAGCCGCTGATATTGTGAAGGCCCAGGCCGAGGTTTAA
- the gatC gene encoding Asp-tRNA(Asn)/Glu-tRNA(Gln) amidotransferase subunit GatC, producing MSTNIETLRQLAHLARLEFDETKEQEMLKDLNNILNWVDQLRALDTQNVEPLIHISEEVNVMREDVAQNTVRHEDALRLAPRKDSDYFRVPKVLE from the coding sequence ATGAGCACGAACATAGAAACCTTACGGCAGCTGGCGCACTTAGCCCGGCTTGAGTTTGACGAGACCAAAGAGCAGGAGATGCTCAAAGACCTGAACAATATCCTGAACTGGGTAGACCAGCTACGCGCCCTGGATACCCAGAACGTGGAGCCGCTGATCCATATCTCAGAGGAAGTGAACGTGATGCGAGAAGACGTGGCCCAGAACACCGTGCGCCACGAAGACGCTTTAAGACTGGCGCCGCGCAAAGACTCAGACTATTTCAGGGTGCCAAAAGTTCTGGAGTAA
- a CDS encoding NUDIX domain-containing protein codes for MKPDHSTENPWTSLDSKPVYSNPWISVREEQVINPGGGQGIYGIVSMKNKAIGIVPVDEEGNTWLVGQYRYPLKEYSWEIPMGGGPVEQDVLESAKRELKEETGFTAEEWTMIARLHTSNSVTDEEGFVFLAEELTAGETEFEETEDIKIWKLPLSEAVRMVMDNEITDAISVAGLLKAEKILLSRRPK; via the coding sequence GTGAAACCAGACCACTCTACAGAAAACCCCTGGACCAGCTTAGACTCAAAACCGGTGTACAGCAATCCCTGGATAAGCGTGCGCGAAGAGCAGGTGATCAACCCCGGCGGCGGGCAGGGCATCTATGGCATTGTGTCCATGAAAAACAAGGCCATTGGTATTGTGCCCGTAGATGAGGAGGGCAACACCTGGCTGGTAGGCCAGTACCGTTATCCCTTAAAGGAATACTCCTGGGAAATACCCATGGGCGGTGGTCCCGTGGAGCAGGACGTGCTGGAGTCGGCCAAACGTGAGCTGAAGGAAGAGACCGGCTTTACGGCCGAAGAGTGGACCATGATTGCCCGCCTGCACACCTCCAACTCCGTGACCGATGAGGAAGGCTTTGTGTTCCTGGCCGAGGAACTGACCGCCGGAGAAACCGAATTTGAGGAAACGGAGGACATTAAAATCTGGAAACTACCGCTCTCAGAGGCCGTGCGCATGGTCATGGACAATGAGATCACAGACGCCATTAGTGTGGCCGGCTTGCTCAAAGCCGAGAAGATTTTGTTAAGCCGGCGTCCAAAATAA
- the mutL gene encoding DNA mismatch repair endonuclease MutL — protein sequence MADIIRLLPEYLANQIAAGEVVQRPASVVKELLENSVDARATSVQLIIKDAGKQLIQVVDDGQGMTPTDARMCFERHATSKIKSTEDLFRIRTMGFRGEAMASIAAVAQVEMKTRARGAELGTCLTIEGNEVLKQEPEAMAEGTIVCVKNLFFNVPARRNFLKSNPVEMRHILDEFQRVALANPEIAFALYQNEVEVMNLPAGKLSQRIVSIFGREYKEQMAACEETTPFLTVKGYIGKPEFAKKSRGEQFFFVNNRYIKSQYLNHAVLTAFEGLLPKDSFPFYVLFLEIAPETIDINVHPTKTEIKFEDEKTVYAIVRAAVKQSLGLHNIAPSLDFGADVNYMPLQPMKFPASMDFETAPAQAPRTSPSSGLPTTFTSRASGGSSFGHSYSAPARDVNRTATPEDTNLFPEEEETLLGGGNLTGGSKALQVHQKYLMVQVKSGLMVVDQQAAQERILYEKYSQALGKRTGASQQLLFPQTLPLSPGDFSLVMELAEEFNALGFVFNDFGNNTLVVNGIPADIPLRDERELIEGLLEQYKNNLSSLKVDRQENLARAMAKRVASRFTGRLSDQEMNALVDRLFGCQVPNYTPSGQKTLVILQTEQLQDLFQRG from the coding sequence ATGGCAGATATCATCCGTTTATTACCCGAGTACCTGGCCAACCAGATCGCCGCCGGCGAAGTGGTGCAGCGCCCGGCCTCGGTGGTGAAGGAGTTGTTGGAGAATAGCGTAGATGCACGCGCCACCAGCGTACAGTTAATCATCAAAGACGCCGGCAAGCAACTGATACAGGTAGTGGACGACGGCCAGGGCATGACCCCTACCGACGCCCGCATGTGTTTTGAGCGCCACGCCACCTCCAAGATAAAGAGCACCGAAGACCTTTTCCGGATCAGGACCATGGGGTTCAGGGGCGAGGCCATGGCCTCTATTGCCGCCGTGGCCCAGGTAGAGATGAAGACCCGCGCCCGGGGCGCCGAGCTGGGCACCTGCCTTACCATTGAAGGCAACGAAGTGCTCAAGCAGGAACCCGAGGCCATGGCCGAGGGCACCATTGTGTGCGTGAAGAACCTGTTCTTTAACGTGCCCGCCCGCCGTAACTTCCTGAAAAGCAACCCCGTGGAGATGCGCCATATCCTGGACGAGTTCCAGCGCGTGGCCCTGGCCAACCCCGAGATTGCCTTTGCCCTGTACCAGAATGAGGTGGAGGTGATGAACCTGCCCGCGGGCAAGCTGAGCCAGCGCATTGTGAGTATCTTTGGCCGCGAATACAAAGAGCAGATGGCAGCCTGTGAGGAAACCACGCCGTTCCTGACCGTGAAGGGCTACATAGGTAAGCCCGAGTTTGCCAAGAAAAGTCGCGGCGAGCAGTTCTTCTTCGTGAACAACCGCTACATCAAAAGCCAGTACCTGAACCACGCGGTGCTTACCGCCTTTGAGGGGCTGTTGCCCAAGGACAGTTTCCCGTTTTATGTCTTGTTTCTGGAAATCGCCCCGGAAACGATAGACATTAACGTGCACCCCACCAAGACCGAGATCAAGTTTGAGGACGAGAAAACGGTCTACGCCATTGTGCGCGCGGCCGTGAAGCAGAGCCTGGGCCTGCACAACATTGCCCCGTCCCTGGACTTTGGCGCCGACGTGAACTACATGCCGCTCCAGCCCATGAAATTCCCGGCGTCTATGGATTTTGAGACAGCCCCGGCACAGGCCCCCAGAACCTCGCCCTCGTCTGGTTTGCCTACCACCTTTACCAGCCGTGCCTCCGGCGGAAGCAGCTTTGGACATTCCTATTCGGCTCCGGCCAGAGACGTAAACAGAACCGCAACGCCAGAGGATACCAATCTTTTCCCGGAAGAGGAGGAGACGCTGCTGGGAGGCGGTAACCTGACCGGCGGCTCCAAGGCCCTGCAGGTGCACCAGAAGTATTTGATGGTGCAGGTGAAATCGGGGTTGATGGTAGTGGACCAGCAGGCGGCCCAGGAACGCATTCTGTATGAAAAGTATAGTCAGGCCCTGGGCAAGCGCACGGGCGCATCGCAGCAGTTGCTGTTCCCGCAGACGTTGCCGCTCTCGCCGGGCGATTTCTCGCTGGTGATGGAGCTGGCCGAGGAGTTCAACGCGCTGGGCTTTGTCTTCAATGACTTCGGCAACAATACGCTGGTGGTGAACGGTATTCCGGCAGATATTCCGCTCCGCGATGAGCGGGAACTGATTGAGGGCCTGCTGGAACAATATAAGAACAACCTGTCTTCGTTAAAGGTAGACCGGCAGGAGAACCTGGCCCGGGCTATGGCCAAACGCGTGGCCAGCCGGTTCACCGGCCGGTTGAGCGACCAGGAGATGAACGCGCTGGTAGACAGGTTATTCGGTTGCCAGGTGCCCAACTATACGCCTAGCGGCCAGAAGACCCTGGTTATTCTGCAGACCGAGCAGTTGCAGGACCTTTTCCAGCGGGGCTAA
- a CDS encoding glycoside hydrolase family 3 N-terminal domain-containing protein, which yields MLNRYSLVLLLVVMGAWMALSGFGPKGRGNISIQEQRWVDSVYQSLTPDQRLGQLFMVAAYSNSGQSHVREIENLVSQYSIGGIMFMQGGPVRQAKLTNRYQSMAKVPLLVAIDAEWGLDMRLDSSMHFAKQMTLGALPDDRYVYLMGREIALKLKRLGIHVNFSPVVDVNSNPNNPVIGNRSFGESKEKVTARGIAYIKGLQDHGIIAVAKHFPGHGDTDADSHFSLPVLSHDMARLTEVELYPFRRSFDAGVMGVMVAHLHVPKLDSIVNRAATLSPYLVNDLLKGKMQYEGLVFTDALNMKGVTRYHKPGEVDALALIAGNDVLLFSEDVPKAMQSIKLAIAAGQISEQEVELRVRKMLHAKFWAGLNQYAPIDLTNLSSDLSRPLSKVLQQQLYEQAVTVVANKNNLLPFRMLDTTSFASLSIGAGAHNVFTQTLDKYAPFRKFAITSRAAPDSVYRNLKRDLAGSDVVVVSLQNLNNNPNNNFNLSGNALGFIRELQRDSTKKVVVVVMGNAYSLKNFESSNWLVCGYEDNEVVAKVIPQVLFGALPGIGRLPVTASPKFKEGDGISTPSLNRLKYSVPESVGMNSTILKQIDNIALEAIAYAATPGCQVLVVKDGTVVMEKAYGYYTYDRTQPVTEKTIYDLASITKVAATLQAVMFLKDQGRLKLEEKLATYLPELKGTNKAGLLVRDVLLHQAGLVAFIPFWKQTLRNGNLNPIYYDSLRSEKFPNEVVPGIYSNQRLEDSVWTWIVKSDLTGKRVANGKFEYRYSDLGLHIMKRIAERLLNQPLPDFLEQNFYAPLGASTLTFNPLTKFLKEQIAPTATKSDLKANVTLQGTVHDGNAALLGGTAGHAGLFSNANDLAILMQMDLQNGNYGGQQYFKTPVVTEFSKGASQYSRRGMGWDKPDPEGNGPTSDLAPMSTFGHTGFTGTGTWIDPDNNIIYIFLSNRVYPDAENDKLLKYNIRTRIHDVVYQSLELKP from the coding sequence ATGCTAAATCGATATAGCCTGGTACTGCTTCTGGTGGTAATGGGCGCCTGGATGGCATTGTCGGGGTTCGGCCCCAAAGGCCGGGGTAACATTTCCATACAGGAGCAACGCTGGGTAGACAGTGTGTATCAATCTCTTACGCCTGATCAGCGTCTGGGACAACTCTTCATGGTAGCCGCTTACTCCAACAGCGGGCAAAGCCATGTGCGCGAAATTGAGAACCTGGTGAGCCAGTACAGCATTGGCGGCATCATGTTCATGCAGGGCGGCCCCGTGCGGCAGGCCAAACTCACCAACCGCTACCAAAGCATGGCTAAGGTGCCTTTACTGGTGGCCATAGACGCCGAGTGGGGCCTGGACATGCGCCTGGACAGCAGCATGCACTTCGCCAAACAGATGACCCTGGGCGCCCTGCCCGATGACCGCTACGTGTACCTCATGGGCCGCGAGATTGCCCTCAAGCTCAAGCGCCTGGGCATTCACGTGAATTTCTCGCCGGTGGTAGACGTGAACAGCAACCCCAACAACCCCGTTATTGGCAACCGCTCCTTTGGCGAGAGCAAGGAAAAAGTGACCGCCCGCGGCATCGCCTACATCAAAGGCCTGCAGGACCACGGCATCATTGCGGTGGCCAAGCACTTCCCCGGCCACGGCGACACCGATGCCGACTCCCACTTCTCCCTGCCTGTGCTTTCCCATGACATGGCCCGCCTCACCGAGGTAGAGCTTTACCCCTTCCGCCGTTCTTTTGACGCCGGCGTGATGGGTGTGATGGTGGCCCACCTGCACGTGCCTAAGCTGGACTCCATTGTGAACCGCGCCGCTACCTTATCTCCATACCTGGTCAATGACCTGCTCAAGGGGAAGATGCAGTATGAGGGTCTGGTCTTCACCGATGCACTGAACATGAAGGGCGTGACCCGCTACCACAAGCCCGGCGAGGTAGACGCCCTGGCCCTGATTGCCGGTAATGACGTGTTGCTGTTCTCTGAAGACGTGCCCAAAGCCATGCAAAGCATCAAATTGGCCATTGCCGCCGGGCAGATAAGTGAGCAGGAAGTAGAACTGCGCGTGCGGAAGATGCTGCATGCCAAGTTCTGGGCCGGCCTGAACCAATACGCCCCCATAGACCTGACCAACCTGTCCAGCGATCTGAGCCGACCGCTGAGCAAGGTGCTGCAGCAGCAATTGTATGAGCAGGCCGTGACGGTGGTCGCCAACAAAAACAACCTACTGCCCTTCAGGATGCTGGACACCACCTCGTTTGCCTCTCTTTCTATTGGGGCCGGGGCGCACAACGTGTTCACGCAGACCCTTGACAAATACGCGCCTTTCAGGAAATTTGCCATTACCAGCCGGGCCGCGCCAGACAGTGTGTACCGTAACCTTAAGCGGGACTTGGCGGGTTCTGACGTTGTGGTGGTCTCTTTGCAAAACCTGAACAACAACCCAAACAACAACTTCAATTTATCGGGCAACGCCCTGGGCTTTATCAGGGAACTGCAGCGCGATTCCACTAAAAAAGTGGTGGTGGTAGTTATGGGCAACGCCTACAGCCTTAAAAACTTTGAAAGCAGCAACTGGCTGGTATGCGGCTATGAAGACAATGAGGTAGTAGCCAAAGTGATTCCGCAGGTGCTTTTTGGGGCCTTGCCCGGCATTGGTCGGTTACCGGTGACAGCCTCGCCTAAGTTCAAGGAAGGTGACGGCATCTCTACCCCGTCTTTGAACCGCTTGAAATACTCGGTACCCGAGAGCGTGGGCATGAACTCCACCATTCTCAAGCAGATTGACAACATTGCCTTAGAAGCCATTGCCTATGCCGCCACCCCGGGATGTCAGGTGCTGGTGGTAAAAGACGGCACCGTGGTGATGGAGAAAGCCTACGGCTACTACACCTATGACCGTACCCAGCCCGTTACCGAGAAAACCATTTATGACCTGGCCTCTATTACCAAGGTAGCGGCCACGCTGCAGGCCGTGATGTTCCTGAAAGACCAGGGCCGCCTGAAGTTGGAGGAGAAACTGGCTACGTACCTGCCTGAACTCAAAGGCACGAACAAAGCCGGACTTTTAGTGCGTGATGTTTTGCTGCACCAGGCTGGGTTGGTGGCCTTCATTCCTTTTTGGAAACAGACCCTGCGCAATGGCAACCTCAACCCTATTTATTATGACAGCCTGCGGTCTGAGAAATTCCCCAATGAGGTGGTGCCCGGCATCTATAGCAACCAGCGGCTGGAGGACTCGGTCTGGACTTGGATTGTAAAATCTGACCTCACGGGCAAGCGCGTGGCCAACGGCAAGTTTGAGTACCGCTACTCAGACCTGGGGCTGCACATCATGAAACGCATTGCCGAGCGCCTTTTGAACCAACCCCTCCCCGACTTCCTGGAACAGAACTTCTACGCGCCGCTGGGGGCTTCCACGCTTACCTTTAACCCGCTTACCAAATTTCTGAAAGAGCAGATTGCCCCCACTGCTACCAAATCTGACTTAAAGGCAAACGTGACCCTACAAGGCACCGTGCATGACGGCAACGCCGCCCTGTTAGGCGGTACGGCGGGCCACGCCGGGCTTTTCTCCAACGCCAATGACCTGGCCATTCTCATGCAGATGGATTTGCAGAACGGAAACTACGGCGGGCAGCAGTATTTCAAAACCCCGGTAGTGACGGAGTTCTCCAAGGGCGCCAGCCAGTACAGCCGTCGTGGCATGGGCTGGGACAAACCAGACCCCGAAGGCAACGGCCCTACCTCAGATCTGGCCCCTATGAGCACCTTTGGGCACACCGGCTTCACCGGTACCGGCACCTGGATTGACCCCGACAACAACATTATTTACATCTTCCTCTCTAACCGCGTGTACCCTGACGCTGAGAATGATAAGCTGCTTAAGTACAACATCAGAACCCGTATTCATGATGTAGTGTATCAATCCTTAGAATTGAAACCGTAA
- a CDS encoding tetratricopeptide repeat protein: MKLFSFWPAVEPGRRFLYFLLTALVLGAMALSFYGYFKGEQLVFPLEKQADLFPAEAQLNPSSPLLTPMRVEVNAYLVAETYTIGDMQLPLWATWTYFAGIMVAMAFFWTIASTLRRIPYYVAVALGMLWLSTLNLDLLGIFSDTSRYMLMLGLGTLGLTSFLFHAFWTRASFLGRFLVFAALLLGLNAALFQFSPLPAELTALHVVNYSTIAGFVASVLFMVLVAYENLHGLLWFNTQAHQPQRRFGLVQFVLISALYLGNLLLLYLQQTGMLPFAFTGLDALLVFLISAVVGLWGLRQREVQYARFFRFETEAVPLYLVLALLTFLNLGYAFLLANDPLVNAYRSAVILTHLAYGVAFFLYVVINFGPLLKQKLRVYKVVYDPKMLPFFTVYLMGTVLVVVMLVRSQYALYFQHQAGYFNYLGDLYRQTEERPLLAEQFYNEGTVLAKNNLRSSFSLTDMYHQAGMRYLEMQRLREVMEKKTSPEAYLRLANLYTNSADLFDHLKVLQEAVKSYPTNAPLLNNLGLLYGTTSFADSAGFYLDAALAQSPEPEVIQANQLHFLASHGFAKQAQEFSQKYGTGTYGPLLTNRLAISSVANAPKPGNLPALAADSNLTTQSFAYEFNRHLFAGNGKDSAVFSRLDQLMRQEGNQNFHGDLSLAKALLLYKKGAPAQAKANLEALASTSGGAAGYYYDILGQWMMGARLYPLAASYFQKARETGYRDAHLHAVVAIALAGDGAQAAQIALAPQQYPEAWQKKAATQIAIATQLIPEQATAAPDSLKVQFLQLRAASLPLAQVEVIANQITTPALAPVAALPLVKRYLQEKNFTTAGNLLRIHFPGSFPKNPLKSEANALQAELWWKNGQWQELSAQLPKLYFTPQDAGIRLYYQALLAQRNKNTKAATNLYNQLLQRAPGLEAGQLAAADFFVAQKQSMRAYELLLEAIEFNPASVTLRKSYIKTALNQGLREYALQGLEQLEPLLSAPEYLIFKREIDAQLQATEALQQGWQ, encoded by the coding sequence ATGAAGCTTTTCTCTTTCTGGCCGGCCGTGGAGCCCGGCCGCCGATTCCTGTATTTTTTGTTGACGGCCCTGGTGCTGGGGGCGATGGCCCTCAGTTTCTACGGTTATTTTAAAGGGGAGCAGCTGGTCTTTCCGCTGGAGAAACAAGCTGACCTCTTTCCCGCCGAGGCGCAATTAAACCCGTCTTCTCCCTTGCTCACCCCCATGCGGGTAGAGGTAAACGCCTACCTGGTAGCGGAAACCTACACCATTGGGGACATGCAATTGCCGTTGTGGGCCACCTGGACCTATTTTGCCGGCATTATGGTGGCCATGGCTTTCTTCTGGACCATTGCCAGCACCTTGCGCCGCATACCGTATTACGTGGCCGTGGCGCTGGGCATGCTCTGGCTCTCCACCCTCAACCTTGACCTGCTGGGCATCTTCTCAGACACCAGCCGTTACATGCTCATGCTTGGGTTGGGCACGCTGGGGTTGACGAGTTTCCTATTCCACGCCTTCTGGACCCGCGCCTCATTTCTGGGCCGGTTTCTGGTTTTTGCTGCGCTTTTACTGGGACTGAACGCTGCCTTGTTTCAATTTTCGCCGCTCCCCGCTGAGTTGACGGCGTTGCATGTAGTCAACTACAGTACCATTGCCGGTTTTGTAGCCTCAGTGCTGTTCATGGTGCTGGTGGCCTATGAGAACCTGCACGGCCTGTTGTGGTTCAATACGCAGGCGCACCAGCCCCAGCGGCGGTTTGGCTTGGTGCAGTTTGTGCTGATCAGTGCCCTGTATTTGGGAAACCTGCTGTTACTGTATTTGCAGCAGACCGGCATGCTCCCTTTTGCCTTCACCGGGCTGGATGCGTTGCTGGTTTTCCTGATCTCTGCGGTGGTAGGCCTTTGGGGACTTCGGCAACGGGAGGTGCAGTACGCGCGCTTTTTCCGGTTTGAGACCGAGGCCGTGCCGCTATACCTGGTGCTGGCCCTGCTAACCTTCCTGAACCTGGGCTACGCCTTCTTGCTGGCTAATGACCCGTTGGTGAATGCCTATAGAAGCGCTGTTATCCTGACCCACCTGGCGTACGGGGTAGCGTTTTTCCTATACGTGGTCATCAACTTCGGGCCCCTCCTTAAACAGAAGCTGCGGGTGTACAAAGTAGTGTATGACCCTAAGATGCTGCCGTTTTTCACCGTTTACCTAATGGGCACGGTGCTGGTAGTAGTGATGCTGGTGCGTAGCCAATATGCCCTTTATTTCCAGCACCAGGCCGGTTACTTCAATTACCTGGGTGACCTATACCGCCAAACCGAGGAGCGTCCGCTCCTGGCCGAGCAGTTCTACAATGAGGGCACGGTCCTGGCCAAGAACAACCTCCGCTCCAGTTTCTCCCTCACGGACATGTACCACCAGGCCGGCATGCGCTACCTGGAGATGCAGCGCCTGCGCGAGGTGATGGAAAAGAAAACCTCGCCGGAGGCTTATCTGCGCCTAGCCAACCTCTACACTAATTCTGCCGACCTCTTTGACCACCTCAAGGTGTTGCAGGAGGCCGTGAAAAGCTACCCCACCAACGCGCCGCTGCTCAATAACCTGGGCCTATTGTATGGCACCACCTCTTTTGCAGACTCGGCCGGCTTCTACCTGGACGCTGCCCTGGCGCAAAGCCCCGAACCGGAGGTGATCCAGGCCAACCAACTGCATTTTCTGGCCAGCCATGGCTTTGCCAAACAGGCCCAGGAATTCTCGCAGAAATACGGCACCGGCACCTATGGCCCCTTGCTTACCAACCGGCTGGCCATTTCGTCGGTCGCCAACGCGCCTAAGCCTGGAAACCTACCCGCGTTAGCGGCTGATAGTAACTTGACTACCCAAAGCTTTGCCTATGAGTTTAACCGGCACCTGTTTGCGGGAAACGGTAAAGACAGCGCGGTGTTCTCAAGGTTAGACCAACTCATGCGGCAGGAAGGCAACCAGAACTTCCACGGGGATCTGAGCCTGGCAAAAGCGTTACTGTTGTATAAGAAAGGGGCTCCAGCCCAGGCGAAAGCCAATTTAGAGGCGCTGGCCAGCACCAGCGGCGGGGCAGCCGGTTATTACTATGATATCCTGGGTCAGTGGATGATGGGCGCGCGCCTCTACCCTTTGGCGGCCAGTTATTTTCAGAAGGCCCGCGAAACCGGCTACCGAGACGCGCACTTGCATGCTGTGGTAGCCATTGCTTTGGCAGGTGATGGCGCGCAGGCGGCCCAGATAGCGCTGGCACCCCAGCAGTACCCAGAAGCATGGCAGAAAAAAGCGGCTACCCAAATAGCCATCGCCACGCAACTAATTCCAGAACAGGCCACTGCGGCCCCGGATTCTCTGAAAGTACAGTTTCTGCAGTTGCGGGCGGCTTCTTTGCCGCTGGCCCAGGTGGAAGTTATCGCGAACCAGATCACCACCCCGGCTTTGGCACCGGTGGCGGCCCTTCCTTTGGTGAAGCGGTACCTGCAGGAGAAAAACTTCACTACCGCCGGCAACCTGCTGCGCATCCACTTTCCAGGCAGTTTCCCCAAAAACCCGCTTAAATCAGAAGCCAATGCCCTGCAGGCAGAACTGTGGTGGAAGAACGGCCAGTGGCAGGAGTTGAGCGCCCAACTGCCTAAACTTTATTTCACGCCACAGGATGCGGGCATCAGGCTTTATTACCAGGCCTTGCTGGCCCAGCGTAATAAAAACACCAAGGCTGCGACTAATCTCTACAACCAGCTGCTGCAACGCGCACCGGGTCTGGAGGCTGGGCAATTGGCCGCCGCCGATTTCTTTGTTGCCCAGAAACAGTCTATGCGGGCGTATGAGTTACTGCTGGAGGCCATTGAATTCAATCCGGCGTCGGTGACGCTCCGCAAGTCTTACATTAAAACAGCTTTAAACCAGGGACTGCGGGAGTATGCACTGCAGGGGCTGGAGCAACTGGAGCCTTTGCTAAGTGCCCCGGAATACCTTATCTTTAAAAGAGAAATAGACGCCCAATTGCAGGCCACAGAGGCGCTGCAGCAAGGGTGGCAATAA